A window of Acidimicrobiales bacterium contains these coding sequences:
- a CDS encoding GNAT family N-acetyltransferase: MSGPVDVEIRWRAPVTDQELVLLTESHGGRAVAGWWDQIRPHSLGWVTARLAEGSLVGFVNVAWDGADHAFLLDTKTDPGYQRQGIGTALVELAVRESREAGCEWLHVDFEKELRPFYLGACQFQPPQGAGLIHLQEPD, translated from the coding sequence GTGAGCGGCCCCGTTGACGTTGAGATTCGGTGGCGGGCACCCGTCACCGATCAGGAGTTAGTTCTTCTCACTGAATCCCACGGCGGCCGTGCCGTAGCCGGATGGTGGGACCAGATCCGGCCGCACAGTTTGGGTTGGGTAACGGCACGCCTTGCTGAGGGTTCACTCGTCGGGTTCGTCAACGTCGCCTGGGACGGGGCCGACCACGCATTTCTTCTGGACACTAAAACCGACCCGGGGTATCAGAGGCAAGGGATCGGCACCGCTTTGGTCGAACTAGCAGTCAGAGAATCGCGCGAGGCGGGCTGCGAGTGGCTCCATGTCGATTTCGAAAAGGAACTTCGCCCCTTCTACCTCGGAGCGTGTCAGTTCCAACCGCCGCAAGGTGCTGGTCTGATCCACCTCCAGGAACCTGATTAG
- a CDS encoding aminoglycoside phosphotransferase family protein has protein sequence MPVIDTDLVAHLLASQFPNWAGLDLRPAPLDGHDNRTFRLGDDLAVRLPSHERYAAQPALEHEWLPVLAAGRLPLAIPESLALGRPDCQFRWPWSIRRWLPGQTLAVSPTPISAKVAEQLGVFLVALHKVPTAGAPRPGPQNFYRGASPAAYDDVTQAAIAELASVIDDRRARAVWIEATDSPIEAEPVWVHGDITPSNLLGTDTTLTAVIDFGCLAVADPACDLTIAWTAFDGHARETFLGLVDPTDGTLARARGWALWKALVTLRQGRQAAEGLRLGFGWRWPVPEIIQRVLSNG, from the coding sequence ATGCCAGTCATCGACACCGATCTCGTCGCCCACCTGTTGGCATCCCAGTTCCCGAACTGGGCTGGGCTGGACTTGCGCCCTGCGCCGCTCGACGGCCACGACAATCGGACGTTCCGCCTCGGTGATGATCTAGCAGTCCGCCTTCCAAGCCACGAGAGGTACGCGGCCCAGCCGGCTCTCGAGCATGAGTGGCTACCCGTCCTGGCGGCGGGCCGACTGCCTCTAGCGATCCCGGAATCCCTCGCACTGGGCAGGCCCGATTGCCAGTTCCGCTGGCCTTGGTCGATTCGGCGATGGCTGCCAGGGCAGACATTGGCGGTGAGCCCGACGCCCATATCAGCGAAGGTCGCCGAGCAGCTAGGGGTGTTCCTGGTAGCGCTCCACAAGGTCCCAACGGCAGGAGCTCCCCGTCCAGGTCCCCAGAACTTCTACAGAGGGGCCTCCCCGGCTGCCTACGACGACGTAACTCAGGCAGCGATTGCCGAGCTTGCCTCTGTCATTGACGATCGGAGGGCGCGTGCGGTCTGGATCGAAGCGACTGACAGCCCGATAGAGGCCGAGCCCGTGTGGGTCCATGGCGACATCACGCCATCCAACCTTCTAGGGACAGACACAACTCTCACCGCGGTGATCGACTTCGGGTGCCTTGCAGTGGCCGATCCCGCGTGCGACCTCACCATCGCCTGGACGGCTTTCGACGGGCACGCCCGAGAGACATTTCTCGGCTTGGTAGACCCAACAGACGGCACCCTCGCCCGAGCTCGTGGCTGGGCGCTCTGGAAGGCGCTCGTCACGCTCCGGCAGGGGCGGCAAGCCGCCGAAGGGTTGAGGCTCGGTTTCGGGTGGCGCTGGCCGGTTCCCGAGATCATCCAACGCGTCTTGTCGAACGGATAA
- a CDS encoding IS110 family transposase: protein MEREQQYVGIDLHRRRSVIVRMNDAGDVLNVLKIDNDPVALSMAVAEAGPDPEVVLEACYGWYWAADLLQAEGARVHLVDPLGLHWDTRRVKNDVKDATELANRLRRNDVPEAWIAPPEVRELRELVRYRAKLVALRTSAKAQVHAVMAKLGILPPIGDMFGPAGQSLLDDMDFPGPYGLRVESLRDLLEIYDRELAMVEREIHSWLKDGRGYNAIQALCGIGPITAAILVAEIGDVHRFASARHLCSWAGMTPKLHESDTTSNRGRITKQGSTIVRWAVVESVARYHGGAPIAPTYRRIAERRGGKVGNKIAKVAAARKLLKLVYYGLRDGEIRCLNREAA from the coding sequence GTGGAACGTGAACAACAGTATGTCGGTATCGATTTGCACCGCCGACGGTCGGTGATCGTGAGGATGAACGACGCCGGCGACGTGTTGAATGTGTTGAAGATCGACAACGATCCTGTGGCTTTGTCGATGGCGGTCGCCGAGGCCGGCCCGGACCCCGAGGTGGTCCTCGAAGCGTGTTACGGATGGTATTGGGCAGCCGATCTGCTCCAGGCCGAGGGCGCCCGCGTGCATCTGGTCGACCCGCTGGGTCTGCATTGGGACACTCGCCGGGTCAAGAACGACGTCAAGGACGCGACTGAATTGGCTAACCGGTTGCGCCGAAATGATGTGCCCGAGGCGTGGATCGCCCCACCCGAGGTCCGGGAGTTACGCGAGCTGGTCCGCTACCGGGCGAAGCTGGTGGCGTTGCGCACCTCCGCCAAGGCTCAGGTGCACGCGGTGATGGCCAAACTCGGGATCCTCCCGCCGATAGGCGACATGTTCGGACCCGCAGGCCAGTCACTGCTAGATGACATGGACTTCCCCGGCCCTTACGGCCTGCGGGTCGAATCATTGCGGGACCTGCTAGAGATCTACGACCGCGAACTGGCCATGGTGGAACGCGAAATCCACAGCTGGCTCAAAGACGGCCGCGGCTACAACGCGATCCAAGCCCTGTGCGGGATCGGCCCGATCACCGCCGCGATCCTGGTTGCTGAGATCGGAGACGTGCACCGATTCGCCTCGGCTCGGCATCTGTGCTCTTGGGCGGGGATGACCCCCAAGCTGCACGAGTCCGACACCACCTCCAACCGTGGCAGGATCACCAAACAGGGATCGACGATCGTGCGTTGGGCGGTGGTCGAATCGGTCGCCCGCTACCACGGCGGAGCACCGATCGCTCCCACCTACCGTCGGATCGCCGAGCGGCGTGGCGGCAAGGTCGGGAACAAGATCGCCAAGGTCGCCGCGGCGAGGAAATTGCTCAAGCTGGTCTACTACGGGCTGCGGGACGGCGAGATCCGCTGCCTGAACCGGGAGGCCGCTTGA